One Marinibacterium anthonyi genomic region harbors:
- the hdl IVa gene encoding (S)-2-haloacid dehalogenase 4A yields MPIRTCIFDAYGTLFDVSAAARLAAEDPGFDRLADHWQDVARNWRMKQLQYSWLRAITHAHSDFWSVTQDGLDWALDAAGLQGDAALRQRLLDLYWELRAFDEVPQMLADLKAAGQNTAILSNGSPSMLEGAVGSAGIGHLLDDVLSVESVGVFKPDRSVYDLVGHRFGGTADEVLFVSSNGWDAAAAAGYGFVSAWVNRAGEPVDRLPWAPAHILSDLSKIPELVTR; encoded by the coding sequence ATGCCGATCAGAACCTGCATCTTTGATGCTTACGGGACACTTTTCGATGTCTCGGCCGCAGCGCGGCTGGCAGCAGAAGATCCCGGTTTCGACCGCCTGGCGGACCACTGGCAAGACGTGGCCCGCAACTGGCGGATGAAGCAACTGCAATATTCGTGGCTTCGCGCCATCACGCACGCCCATTCGGACTTCTGGTCCGTCACGCAGGATGGGCTGGACTGGGCGCTGGATGCCGCCGGTCTGCAGGGCGACGCGGCCCTGCGCCAACGCCTGCTTGACCTCTACTGGGAATTGCGGGCCTTCGACGAGGTGCCGCAGATGCTGGCCGACCTCAAGGCAGCGGGCCAGAACACCGCGATCCTGTCGAACGGGTCGCCCAGCATGCTTGAGGGCGCCGTCGGTTCGGCGGGAATCGGCCATCTGCTGGATGACGTTCTGTCGGTGGAATCCGTCGGCGTCTTCAAACCCGACCGCAGTGTCTATGACCTGGTCGGACACCGCTTTGGCGGCACGGCGGACGAAGTCCTGTTCGTGTCGTCCAACGGCTGGGACGCGGCGGCCGCCGCCGGCTACGGCTTCGTCTCGGCCTGGGTGAACCGCGCGGGCGAACCGGTCGATCGCCTGCCCTGGGCCCCGGCCCACATCCTTTCCGACCTTTCCAAAATTCCTGAACTGGTGACACGCTGA
- the fabI_1 gene encoding Enoyl-[acyl-carrier-protein] reductase [NADH] FabI, giving the protein MSDVLKGKRGLIMGVANDRSIAWGVARAAHAAGAELAFTYQGEAFGKRLEPLAQSIGSDFMVDCDVTDDASLDRAFAALSARWPTIDFVIHAIAFSEKSELAGRFMDTSRANFKNSMDISAYSLVEIARRTYPMMKENGGTLLTMTYQGSTRVVPNYNVMGVAKAALESATRYLANDLGPDGIRVNAISPGPMKTLAGAAIGGARKTYKHCEQNAPMRSNATLEAIGGTAVYLLSDAGAYTTGEIIRVDGGFHVLGMPQPDHL; this is encoded by the coding sequence ATGTCGGACGTTTTGAAGGGAAAGCGCGGCCTGATCATGGGCGTCGCCAATGATCGCTCCATCGCCTGGGGCGTGGCGCGCGCGGCACATGCGGCCGGCGCCGAACTGGCCTTCACCTACCAGGGTGAAGCGTTCGGCAAGCGGCTGGAACCGCTGGCCCAGTCGATCGGTTCGGATTTCATGGTGGATTGCGACGTCACCGACGACGCCTCGCTGGATCGTGCGTTTGCCGCGCTGTCCGCGCGCTGGCCGACGATCGACTTCGTGATCCACGCCATCGCCTTTTCCGAAAAGTCGGAGTTGGCCGGCCGGTTCATGGATACCAGCCGGGCGAACTTCAAGAATTCGATGGATATCTCGGCCTATTCGCTGGTGGAAATCGCCCGCCGGACCTATCCGATGATGAAGGAAAACGGCGGCACGCTGCTGACCATGACCTACCAGGGCTCGACCCGGGTGGTGCCGAACTACAACGTGATGGGCGTGGCCAAGGCGGCGCTTGAATCGGCGACGCGCTACCTGGCCAACGATCTGGGCCCCGACGGGATCCGCGTGAACGCGATTTCGCCCGGCCCGATGAAGACCCTGGCCGGGGCAGCCATCGGCGGTGCGCGCAAGACCTACAAGCATTGCGAACAGAACGCGCCGATGCGGTCCAACGCCACGCTGGAGGCGATCGGCGGGACGGCTGTCTACCTGCTGTCCGATGCGGGCGCCTACACCACCGGCGAAATCATCCGCGTCGATGGCGGGTTTCACGTGCTGGGCATGCCGCAGCCGGACCATCTTTGA
- the fabB gene encoding 3-oxoacyl-[acyl-carrier-protein] synthase 1, giving the protein MRRVVVTGLGIVSSIGTDRDAVLQSLKQGRSGIEASPEMAEHGFRSRVAGTIDLQPKDHIDKRTLRFMGPGAGYAFVAMQQAIADAGLEQKDVVNDRTGLIAGSGGPSTSALFAAHQTVLSTGATKRIGPFAVPKAMSSTISANLATAYKIKGINYSITSACSTSLHCIGNAAEQIMMGKQDIMFAGGGEELDWTLSCLFDAMGAMSSKYNDTPDKASRAFDAGRDGFVISGGGGMLVLEELEHARARGAKIYAEVTGYAATSDGHDMVAPSGEGGERAMRGALQTFDRDRTIGYINAHGTSTPVGDVGEIEAVRRVFGNGPAPLVSSTKSMTGHAQGAAGALEAVFCLLMLENDFIAPSINVEALDPDLTEGEIATSLVENAGLDSVMTNSFGFGGTNGSMILSRYHG; this is encoded by the coding sequence ATGCGCCGTGTCGTCGTTACAGGACTAGGGATCGTGTCGTCCATCGGGACGGACCGGGACGCCGTCCTGCAATCACTCAAACAGGGCCGGTCCGGCATCGAGGCCAGCCCCGAGATGGCAGAACACGGGTTTCGCAGCCGCGTGGCCGGAACCATCGACCTGCAACCCAAGGACCACATCGACAAGCGCACGCTGCGCTTCATGGGTCCGGGTGCCGGCTATGCCTTTGTGGCCATGCAGCAGGCGATCGCCGATGCAGGGCTGGAACAGAAGGACGTCGTCAACGACCGCACCGGGCTGATCGCCGGATCGGGCGGGCCGTCGACCTCGGCGCTGTTCGCCGCGCACCAGACGGTGCTGTCGACCGGCGCGACCAAGCGGATCGGGCCCTTCGCGGTGCCCAAGGCCATGTCGTCGACGATCTCGGCGAACCTGGCCACCGCCTACAAGATCAAGGGCATCAACTATTCCATCACCTCGGCCTGCTCGACGTCGCTGCATTGCATCGGCAACGCGGCCGAACAGATCATGATGGGCAAGCAGGACATCATGTTCGCCGGTGGCGGCGAAGAACTGGACTGGACCCTGTCCTGCCTGTTCGACGCGATGGGCGCGATGTCGTCGAAATACAACGACACCCCCGACAAGGCCTCGCGCGCGTTCGATGCCGGCCGCGACGGGTTCGTCATCTCGGGCGGCGGCGGCATGCTGGTTCTGGAAGAACTGGAACACGCCAGGGCCCGCGGCGCCAAGATTTATGCCGAAGTGACCGGCTATGCCGCCACCTCGGACGGCCATGACATGGTCGCACCCTCGGGCGAAGGCGGCGAACGCGCCATGCGCGGCGCGCTGCAGACTTTCGACCGCGACCGCACCATCGGGTACATCAACGCACACGGCACATCGACCCCGGTCGGCGACGTGGGCGAGATCGAGGCCGTGCGCCGCGTCTTCGGCAACGGCCCGGCCCCCTTGGTGTCGTCGACCAAGTCGATGACCGGCCATGCCCAGGGCGCCGCCGGCGCGCTTGAGGCGGTTTTCTGTCTGCTTATGCTCGAAAACGATTTCATCGCCCCGTCGATCAACGTCGAAGCGCTTGATCCCGACCTGACCGAGGGCGAAATTGCAACGTCTCTCGTGGAAAATGCCGGTCTGGACAGCGTTATGACGAATTCGTTCGGCTTTGGTGGCACCAACGGATCCATGATCCTTTCCAGATACCACGGATAA
- the fabA gene encoding 3-hydroxydecanoyl-[acyl-carrier-protein] dehydratase, whose translation MADYPTFFDKDALLKCARGELFGPGNAQLPEPPMLMMDRITDVSADGGSHGKGHVVAEFDITPDLWFFKCHFPGNPIMPGCLGLDGLWQLTGFNLGWRGMPGKGMALGVGEVKLSGMVTPERKMLTFFVDMVRVIDRKLKMGVADGRVEADGEEIYSVKGMKVGLSAGE comes from the coding sequence ATGGCGGACTATCCAACCTTCTTCGACAAGGACGCGCTCCTGAAATGCGCCCGTGGCGAACTTTTCGGCCCCGGAAACGCGCAGCTTCCGGAACCGCCCATGCTGATGATGGACCGGATCACCGACGTCAGTGCCGACGGCGGATCCCATGGCAAGGGCCATGTTGTCGCCGAATTCGATATCACTCCGGACCTGTGGTTCTTCAAATGCCACTTCCCCGGCAATCCCATCATGCCCGGTTGCCTGGGTCTTGATGGCCTCTGGCAGCTGACCGGCTTCAACCTTGGCTGGCGCGGCATGCCCGGCAAAGGCATGGCGCTTGGCGTTGGCGAGGTGAAGCTGAGCGGGATGGTGACGCCGGAACGCAAGATGCTGACCTTCTTCGTGGACATGGTCCGCGTCATCGACCGCAAGCTCAAGATGGGTGTTGCCGACGGCCGCGTTGAAGCCGATGGTGAAGAAATCTATTCCGTCAAGGGAATGAAAGTGGGTCTCTCTGCCGGAGAGTAA
- the perR gene encoding Peroxide-responsive repressor PerR, with the protein MTWLGQAGLRPTRQRVALAKLLVGDGKDRHVTAESLFDSAKDRGVAVSLATVYNTLRAFCDAGLLQEVTVDGSKSYFDTNTHDHPHFFWEDEARLFDAPADELVITQLPKAPEGAEIASVDVVIRLRRCN; encoded by the coding sequence ATGACCTGGCTGGGCCAGGCAGGACTGAGGCCAACGCGGCAGCGTGTGGCCCTGGCCAAGTTGCTCGTGGGCGACGGCAAGGATCGGCATGTCACGGCCGAAAGCCTGTTCGATTCCGCCAAGGATCGCGGTGTCGCCGTGTCGCTGGCCACTGTCTACAACACCCTGCGCGCCTTTTGCGACGCCGGCCTGCTGCAGGAAGTGACCGTCGACGGATCGAAAAGCTATTTCGACACGAACACCCACGATCACCCGCATTTCTTCTGGGAAGACGAGGCGCGCCTTTTCGACGCGCCCGCCGACGAACTGGTGATCACGCAGCTTCCGAAAGCGCCGGAAGGTGCCGAAATCGCTTCGGTCGATGTCGTGATCCGCCTGCGCCGCTGCAACTGA
- the rlmL gene encoding Ribosomal RNA large subunit methyltransferase L, with protein sequence MGRTTSSRRRRKRPASGAPVVAPPAPATPIRPEPPFEIFLSGTPGLEDVLAEEARSAGFADAVAVPGGVTLNGGWAEVWRANLVLRGATRVLVRLVEFRALHLAQLDKRVRRVDWPAVLGAGRAVTVETTCRKSKIYHDGAATQRIATAIGESMGEGAGDGPPLQIRARIEDDLCTLSLDSSGEPLHRRGTKLAVGKAPMRETLAASFLRQCGYDGQEPVYDPMCGSGTFVIEAAEIAMGLAPGRMRDFAFQTLPDFDAVAFAAMRDGVTPRQTSLRFVGSDRDAGAVKMATENADRAGVGDHAEFRNCPVSEARPADGPPGLVMINPPYGARIGNKKMLFALHGALGETLKTHFRGWRVGLMTTDNSLARSTGLPWLPPGPPIPHGGLKIRLYRTAPLP encoded by the coding sequence ATGGGCCGGACCACTTCGTCCCGCCGCCGCCGCAAGCGCCCCGCCTCGGGCGCGCCCGTTGTCGCGCCGCCCGCGCCCGCCACGCCGATCCGCCCCGAACCGCCGTTCGAGATCTTTCTGTCCGGAACACCCGGCCTGGAAGACGTGCTGGCCGAGGAAGCCCGCAGTGCGGGATTCGCGGATGCGGTGGCCGTGCCCGGGGGCGTGACCCTGAACGGCGGATGGGCCGAAGTCTGGCGGGCGAACCTGGTCCTGCGCGGTGCCACGCGGGTGCTGGTGCGCCTGGTCGAATTCCGGGCGCTGCATCTGGCGCAGCTGGACAAGCGTGTGCGCCGCGTGGACTGGCCGGCGGTGCTGGGCGCGGGCCGGGCCGTGACGGTCGAGACGACATGTCGCAAGTCCAAGATCTATCACGACGGTGCCGCGACCCAGCGGATCGCGACGGCGATCGGCGAGTCGATGGGAGAAGGGGCTGGCGATGGCCCGCCGCTGCAGATCCGGGCCCGAATCGAAGACGACCTGTGCACGCTGAGCCTGGATTCGTCGGGCGAGCCGCTGCACCGTCGGGGCACCAAGCTGGCCGTCGGCAAGGCGCCGATGCGTGAAACGCTGGCCGCGTCCTTCCTGCGCCAGTGCGGCTATGACGGGCAGGAGCCGGTTTATGACCCGATGTGCGGGTCGGGGACCTTCGTCATCGAGGCGGCCGAGATCGCCATGGGGCTGGCGCCGGGCCGGATGCGCGACTTTGCGTTCCAGACCCTGCCCGATTTCGATGCCGTGGCCTTTGCCGCGATGCGCGACGGGGTGACCCCGCGCCAGACGTCTTTGCGGTTCGTGGGATCGGACCGGGACGCGGGCGCCGTGAAGATGGCGACCGAAAACGCGGACCGGGCCGGGGTCGGGGATCATGCCGAATTCCGCAATTGCCCGGTCTCCGAGGCGCGTCCGGCGGACGGGCCGCCGGGCCTGGTGATGATCAACCCGCCCTACGGCGCGCGGATCGGCAACAAGAAGATGCTTTTCGCCCTGCATGGCGCGCTGGGAGAAACCCTGAAGACCCATTTCCGGGGTTGGCGCGTCGGGCTGATGACGACCGACAATTCCCTGGCGCGGTCAACGGGCCTGCCCTGGTTGCCGCCGGGCCCGCCGATCCCGCACGGGGGGCTGAAGATCCGCCTTTACCGGACCGCCCCGCTGCCCTGA
- the miaB gene encoding (Dimethylallyl)adenosine tRNA methylthiotransferase MiaB, with product MSASKKLYIKTYGCQMNVYDSERMAEALGGQGYVETSSPEDADMILLNTCHIREKAAEKVYSELGRFRALKDERPDLKIGVAGCVAQAEGAEIMRRQPMVDLVVGPQSYHRLPELEAKARAGEKALDTDFPEEDKFEHLKARPKAARGPTAFLTVQEGCDKFCAFCVVPYTRGAEVSRPVDRVLREARDLVDRGVREITLLGQNVNAYHGEGPDGRDWGLARLIRQLAGIDELKRIRFTTSHPNDMEDDLIAAHGDCDKLMPYLHLPVQSGSDYILKRMNRSHTAESYIRLIERIRAARPDILLSGDFIVGFPEETEAHFQETMALIEEVRYGSAFSFKYSTRPGTPAAERGQIDAAEADDRLQRLQALITRQQHAAQDAMVGREVGVLFEKTGRKPGQMVGKSDHLHAVHVTSDKVGVGDLARVRITASGPNSLAGELV from the coding sequence ATGTCCGCTTCGAAGAAGTTATACATCAAGACCTACGGCTGTCAGATGAACGTCTACGACAGCGAACGCATGGCCGAAGCGCTTGGCGGGCAGGGCTATGTCGAAACCTCGTCGCCCGAGGATGCCGACATGATCCTGCTGAACACCTGCCACATCCGCGAGAAGGCGGCCGAGAAGGTCTATTCGGAACTGGGCCGGTTCAGGGCGCTCAAGGACGAACGCCCGGACCTGAAGATCGGCGTCGCCGGCTGTGTCGCCCAGGCCGAGGGCGCCGAGATCATGCGCCGCCAGCCCATGGTGGACCTGGTGGTCGGCCCGCAATCCTACCACCGCCTGCCCGAGCTGGAAGCGAAGGCGCGGGCCGGGGAAAAGGCCCTGGACACCGATTTCCCCGAGGAAGACAAGTTCGAACACCTCAAGGCGCGCCCCAAGGCCGCGCGCGGGCCGACGGCGTTCCTGACCGTTCAGGAAGGCTGTGACAAGTTCTGCGCCTTCTGCGTGGTGCCCTATACCCGCGGTGCCGAAGTCAGCCGCCCCGTCGACCGGGTCCTGCGCGAGGCGCGCGACCTGGTGGATCGCGGCGTGCGCGAGATCACGTTGCTGGGCCAGAACGTGAATGCCTATCACGGCGAGGGGCCGGACGGGCGCGATTGGGGACTGGCCCGGCTGATCCGTCAGCTGGCCGGGATCGACGAGCTGAAGCGCATCCGGTTCACCACCTCGCATCCCAACGACATGGAAGACGACCTGATCGCCGCCCATGGCGATTGCGACAAGCTGATGCCCTACCTGCACCTGCCGGTGCAATCGGGCAGCGATTACATCCTGAAGCGGATGAACCGGTCGCACACGGCGGAAAGCTATATCCGCCTGATCGAACGGATCCGCGCGGCGCGCCCCGACATCCTGCTGTCAGGCGATTTCATCGTCGGTTTCCCCGAAGAGACCGAGGCGCATTTCCAGGAGACGATGGCCCTGATCGAAGAGGTCCGTTACGGATCGGCGTTTTCGTTCAAGTATTCCACCCGTCCGGGAACGCCGGCGGCCGAACGCGGCCAGATCGACGCGGCCGAGGCCGACGACCGGCTGCAGCGCCTGCAGGCGCTGATCACCCGGCAGCAGCACGCGGCGCAAGACGCCATGGTGGGCCGCGAGGTTGGCGTGCTGTTCGAAAAGACGGGGCGCAAGCCGGGTCAGATGGTCGGCAAGTCGGATCACCTGCACGCGGTTCACGTGACGTCGGACAAGGTCGGGGTCGGGGATCTGGCCCGGGTGCGCATCACCGCCTCCGGGCCCAATTCGCTGGCGGGCGAGCTGGTCTGA
- the oprF_1 gene encoding Outer membrane porin F precursor, translated as MTAVFERISVRARTVVLVCAAAMVLGLFVAGTASAQNSGQNTVKGERYVPTIWVDPDGCEHWVMDDGAEGYMTPHVSRQGIPVCRRGNLCGVLNTDQFFATDSARISTAGQQRLAQFFGQSTATAFVIIGHTDARASDEYNLGLSQRRANAVAKVAKSTGARISDVRGYGERMPVATNNTADGMAKNRRVEIICIQ; from the coding sequence ATGACAGCGGTGTTTGAACGGATCTCAGTCCGGGCACGGACGGTGGTGCTGGTCTGCGCAGCGGCCATGGTTCTGGGCCTTTTCGTGGCAGGAACGGCCTCGGCCCAGAATTCGGGACAGAATACGGTAAAGGGGGAGCGGTACGTGCCGACCATCTGGGTCGACCCCGATGGATGCGAGCACTGGGTGATGGACGACGGCGCCGAGGGATACATGACCCCGCACGTCAGCCGGCAGGGGATCCCGGTCTGCCGCCGGGGCAACCTGTGCGGGGTGCTGAACACCGACCAGTTCTTTGCCACCGACAGCGCCCGGATCTCGACCGCCGGCCAGCAGCGGCTGGCGCAGTTCTTCGGCCAGTCGACGGCCACCGCCTTCGTGATCATCGGCCACACCGATGCGCGGGCGTCGGACGAATACAACCTTGGCCTGTCGCAGCGCCGCGCCAACGCGGTCGCCAAGGTGGCCAAGTCGACGGGCGCGCGGATATCGGACGTACGCGGTTATGGCGAACGCATGCCGGTCGCGACGAACAACACCGCCGACGGGATGGCCAAGAACCGCCGCGTCGAAATCATCTGCATCCAGTAG
- the ybeZ gene encoding PhoH-like protein, whose amino-acid sequence MAIGALTPPLSDSAARELRIDFPDNRLLIDLCGEFDRNLAEVEQKLEVQIIRVGNELAIHGAPDSMARAGEVLQALYERLESGKEVQSADIDREIRMGHVIEEEDAPADQLEMFSGGKVEIKTRKKLVEPRTEAQKAYVRSLFENELAFGIGPAGTGKTYLAVAVGVNMFIQGHVDRIVLCRPAVEAGERLGFLPGTQEEKVDPYMQPLYDALNDFFPGKQVAKLREEKRIEIAPLAFMRGRTLANAFVVLDEAQNATAMQMKMFLTRLGEGSRMVITGDRSQVDLPRGVQSGLSDAERLLKAIPRISFNYFTAKDVVRHPLVAAIIEAYEADEAT is encoded by the coding sequence TTGGCCATAGGCGCCCTTACCCCGCCCCTTTCCGACAGCGCGGCTCGCGAGCTGCGCATCGACTTCCCGGACAATCGTCTGCTCATCGACCTTTGTGGAGAGTTCGACCGCAACCTCGCGGAGGTCGAACAGAAGCTCGAGGTCCAGATCATCCGCGTGGGCAACGAACTGGCCATCCACGGCGCCCCCGATTCGATGGCCCGCGCCGGCGAGGTCCTGCAGGCGCTCTATGAACGCCTGGAATCGGGCAAGGAGGTCCAGTCCGCCGACATCGACCGCGAGATCCGCATGGGTCACGTGATCGAGGAAGAGGACGCCCCCGCCGACCAGCTCGAGATGTTCTCGGGCGGCAAGGTCGAGATCAAGACGCGCAAGAAGCTGGTCGAACCGCGGACCGAGGCGCAGAAGGCCTATGTGCGGTCGCTGTTCGAAAATGAACTGGCCTTCGGCATCGGCCCGGCCGGCACGGGCAAGACCTACCTGGCCGTGGCCGTGGGGGTGAACATGTTCATCCAGGGCCATGTCGACCGCATCGTCCTGTGCCGTCCCGCCGTCGAGGCGGGCGAACGCCTGGGCTTTCTGCCCGGCACGCAGGAGGAAAAGGTCGATCCCTACATGCAGCCGCTGTACGATGCGCTGAACGATTTCTTCCCCGGCAAGCAGGTCGCCAAGCTGCGCGAGGAGAAGCGGATCGAGATCGCGCCGCTGGCCTTCATGCGCGGCCGCACGCTGGCCAATGCCTTCGTGGTGCTGGACGAGGCGCAGAACGCCACGGCGATGCAGATGAAGATGTTCCTGACCCGCCTGGGCGAAGGCTCGCGCATGGTGATCACCGGTGACCGCAGCCAGGTCGACCTGCCGCGCGGCGTGCAATCGGGCCTGTCGGATGCGGAACGGCTGCTGAAGGCGATCCCCAGGATCAGTTTCAATTACTTCACCGCCAAGGACGTCGTGCGCCACCCGCTGGTCGCCGCGATCATCGAGGCGTATGAGGCCGACGAAGCGACGTGA
- the ybeY gene encoding Endoribonuclease YbeY: MIDILIEDDRWDALELDALADRAMGAALGHMGLDPDDCEVSLLACDDARIAVLNAEFRDKPTPTNVLSWPAEDLSPDTPGGDPLPPEPDPGGELSLGDIAIAYDTCAREAQAAGKPMQDHVTHLVIHGLLHLLGYDHVHDADAAVMEGLEAAILAGLGIENPYIVADGAIEPG, translated from the coding sequence ATGATCGACATCCTGATCGAGGACGACCGCTGGGACGCGCTGGAGCTGGACGCCCTGGCCGATCGGGCCATGGGCGCGGCGCTGGGGCACATGGGGCTGGACCCGGACGATTGCGAAGTGTCTTTGCTGGCCTGTGACGATGCGCGCATCGCCGTTCTGAACGCCGAATTCCGTGACAAGCCCACGCCCACGAACGTGCTGAGCTGGCCGGCCGAGGACCTGTCCCCGGACACCCCAGGCGGCGATCCGCTGCCGCCCGAACCCGATCCGGGGGGCGAACTGAGCCTGGGCGATATCGCGATCGCCTACGACACCTGCGCGCGCGAGGCACAGGCGGCGGGCAAGCCGATGCAGGACCATGTGACGCACCTTGTCATTCACGGTCTTCTGCATCTTCTGGGCTACGATCATGTGCACGACGCGGATGCGGCGGTGATGGAGGGGCTCGAGGCGGCGATACTTGCTGGACTGGGCATCGAAAATCCCTATATCGTCGCGGATGGGGCCATTGAGCCCGGTTAG
- the tlyC gene encoding Hemolysin C, which translates to MGDNEGSSGAAHGAHDDEDSNGHGGIFGRIVGAWGSSQVANGRDEEATTTPEPPRHGMMNLRRMRVEDVAIPSADIVAVPSTIGADELVDIFRDSGMTRIPVYEGTLDTPLGFVHLKDFALTHGFNGKDTPFDLKSMLRDLLFVPPSMPIGVLLSKMQAERRHMALVIDEYGGVDGLVTIEDLLEQVVGEIEDEHDTDEARTWVMEKPGVYLALAKTPLEEFEDEIGRSLTDSEEVDEEEIDTLGGLVFMISGRVPARGEVVEHPDGAEFEVVDADPRRIKRLRVRLPEDTE; encoded by the coding sequence ATGGGCGACAACGAAGGTTCGTCTGGCGCGGCGCATGGCGCGCATGACGACGAGGATAGCAACGGTCACGGCGGTATATTCGGCCGGATCGTAGGGGCGTGGGGATCTTCCCAGGTGGCGAATGGCCGCGACGAGGAAGCGACGACGACGCCGGAACCCCCCAGACATGGCATGATGAACCTGCGCAGGATGCGGGTCGAGGACGTGGCGATCCCATCGGCCGACATCGTTGCCGTGCCCAGCACCATCGGCGCGGACGAACTGGTCGACATCTTCCGCGACAGCGGCATGACCCGGATTCCGGTTTACGAGGGCACGCTGGATACGCCGCTGGGTTTCGTCCATCTGAAGGATTTCGCGCTGACCCACGGGTTCAATGGCAAGGACACGCCCTTTGATCTGAAATCGATGCTGCGCGACCTGCTGTTCGTGCCGCCGTCGATGCCCATCGGCGTGCTGCTGTCAAAGATGCAGGCCGAACGCCGCCACATGGCGCTGGTGATCGACGAATACGGCGGGGTCGATGGTCTGGTGACCATCGAGGATCTGCTGGAACAGGTCGTGGGCGAGATCGAGGATGAGCACGACACCGACGAGGCGCGGACCTGGGTGATGGAGAAACCCGGCGTCTACCTGGCGCTGGCCAAGACGCCGCTTGAGGAATTCGAGGACGAGATCGGCCGTTCGCTGACCGACAGCGAGGAGGTCGACGAGGAAGAGATCGACACGCTGGGTGGTCTTGTCTTCATGATCTCGGGCCGGGTGCCGGCGCGGGGCGAGGTGGTGGAACATCCCGACGGGGCCGAATTCGAAGTGGTCGACGCCGATCCCCGCCGGATCAAGCGCCTGCGGGTGCGGCTGCCGGAAGATACCGAGTAA